A single Chromatiales bacterium DNA region contains:
- the rplC gene encoding 50S ribosomal protein L3: protein MAIGVIGQKEGMSRIFREQGDSVPCTIIRVIPNRICQVKTMDNDGYQALQLVGGQNRKASNITRPMKGHFRKTSVQAGKEIHEFRVSDREIKKTGAEIGVEIFSEGQKVRVTGISKGKGFAGTIKRHNFHGQDNSHGNSLSHRVMGSVGQCQFPGRVFKGKKMPGQMGNARVTVKNLEIVKVDKERQLLWIKGAVPGSRNNTVLIRHLSDIDIQAVSPDLDPQQQPSKTEQKSPTTTDTAVEQTAEAQPADDKKSEAKPTSVSQAAKEPENDPKTEEASPSKVGDKDGT from the coding sequence ATGGCAATAGGTGTAATCGGACAAAAAGAGGGTATGAGCAGAATATTCAGAGAACAGGGTGATTCGGTGCCTTGCACGATTATACGCGTTATCCCTAATCGCATATGCCAAGTCAAAACGATGGATAATGACGGTTATCAAGCCCTGCAATTAGTCGGTGGACAGAATCGTAAAGCGTCAAACATCACTCGCCCTATGAAAGGACATTTTAGAAAGACGAGTGTGCAGGCCGGTAAAGAAATACACGAGTTTAGAGTTTCCGATCGCGAGATTAAAAAAACGGGTGCCGAAATAGGTGTCGAGATATTTAGCGAAGGTCAGAAAGTACGAGTCACAGGTATCAGTAAAGGTAAGGGCTTTGCCGGCACTATTAAACGGCATAACTTTCACGGACAAGATAACAGCCATGGCAATTCTTTATCACACCGAGTGATGGGTTCAGTCGGACAGTGCCAGTTTCCAGGGCGTGTCTTTAAGGGCAAGAAAATGCCGGGACAGATGGGCAATGCGCGTGTGACTGTCAAAAACTTGGAAATAGTTAAAGTTGATAAAGAGCGTCAGCTGCTATGGATTAAAGGTGCAGTGCCGGGCAGTCGCAACAATACGGTGCTGATACGACATCTATCCGATATAGATATACAAGCTGTATCTCCTGATCTAGATCCACAGCAACAACCCTCGAAAACGGAACAAAAGTCGCCGACAACAACCGACACCGCTGTTGAGCAAACTGCAGAAGCACAACCAGCCGACGACAAAAAATCGGAGGCCAAACCAACATCAGTATCGCAAGCTGCAAAAGAGCCGGAAAACGATCCAAAAACTGAGGAAGCATCACCTTCTAAAGTAGGAGATAAAGATGGAACTTAA
- the rpsJ gene encoding 30S ribosomal protein S10: MAKQIMEKASKIRIRLKAFDHRLLDKSAGEIAEAVIRAGSRVKGPIPLPTKIEHFTVLISPHVDKNARDQYEIRTHKRIMDIVEPTEKTVNALMSLDLAAGVDIQIKLN; this comes from the coding sequence ATGGCTAAACAAATCATGGAAAAAGCAAGCAAGATAAGGATTAGGCTCAAAGCCTTTGATCATCGTTTGCTTGATAAGTCTGCCGGCGAGATTGCCGAGGCTGTCATACGCGCTGGTTCGCGTGTCAAAGGGCCTATCCCATTGCCGACAAAAATAGAACATTTTACCGTGTTGATTTCTCCGCATGTTGATAAAAATGCACGCGATCAATACGAGATTAGAACCCACAAACGCATTATGGATATCGTCGAGCCGACTGAGAAAACGGTCAATGCTTTGATGAGTTTAGATCTCGCCGCCGGTGTCGATATACAAATTAAATTGAATTAA
- the tuf gene encoding elongation factor Tu (EF-Tu; promotes GTP-dependent binding of aminoacyl-tRNA to the A-site of ribosomes during protein biosynthesis; when the tRNA anticodon matches the mRNA codon, GTP hydrolysis results; the inactive EF-Tu-GDP leaves the ribosome and release of GDP is promoted by elongation factor Ts; many prokaryotes have two copies of the gene encoding EF-Tu) — protein VLLRGTKREEVERGQVLCKPGSITPHKKFEAEVYILSKEEGGRHTPFFKGYRPQFYFRTTDVTGAVELEANVEMVMPGDNVKMVVSLIGPIAMEEGLRFAIREGGRTVGAGVVSKIIE, from the coding sequence TGTTTTGTTGCGTGGAACGAAGCGAGAGGAAGTAGAACGAGGTCAGGTGTTGTGCAAGCCGGGTTCGATCACCCCCCATAAGAAGTTTGAGGCAGAGGTATATATATTGTCTAAAGAGGAAGGAGGTCGCCACACGCCATTTTTCAAAGGCTATAGGCCGCAGTTTTATTTTAGGACAACAGATGTGACCGGAGCGGTAGAGTTGGAAGCGAATGTTGAGATGGTGATGCCGGGAGACAATGTGAAGATGGTGGTGAGCTTGATAGGACCTATAGCGATGGAAGAAGGTTTACGTTTTGCGATTAGAGAAGGTGGACGAACTGTCGGTGCCGGCGTTGTGTCCAAGATTATAGAATAG